One genomic window of Evansella cellulosilytica DSM 2522 includes the following:
- the fabF gene encoding beta-ketoacyl-ACP synthase II, with translation MMKKRVVITGIGAVTPLGNDIETTWEHIKNGQSGIAPITGINTDQFNVKVAGQVKGFDPKEYIDFKEARRMARFTHFAIAASKMAVRDAAVNIGDNVDPERVGVWIGSGIGGLDEFEIQHKRFLDKGPKRVSPFIIPMFIPDMASGRVSIELGIKGINNCSVTACASGANSIGDAFRVVQNGTVDMMIAGGSEASITEMTIAGFSNMTALSTNHDPNSASRPFDKNRDGFVIAEGSGIIVLEELNHALSRGAKIYGEIVGYGATGDAHHITTPAPNGEGGQRAMRLALEDGGVSPSEVDYINAHGTSTSYNDLFETKAIKEVFGEHAYHLGVSSTKSMTGHLLGATGAVEAIFSLLSMKDSILPPTINYKTKDEELDLDYIPNESRHVNVDVALSNSFGFGGHNATLLFKKY, from the coding sequence GTGATGAAAAAGCGGGTAGTTATTACAGGTATTGGAGCGGTAACGCCGTTAGGGAATGACATAGAAACAACGTGGGAACACATAAAAAATGGACAATCTGGAATAGCACCTATAACTGGGATTAATACTGATCAATTTAATGTGAAAGTTGCCGGACAAGTGAAAGGTTTTGACCCAAAAGAGTATATAGATTTTAAGGAAGCTAGAAGAATGGCTAGGTTTACGCACTTTGCGATTGCTGCTAGTAAAATGGCTGTACGTGATGCAGCTGTAAATATCGGTGATAATGTCGACCCAGAAAGAGTAGGTGTTTGGATTGGGTCCGGGATTGGTGGATTAGACGAGTTCGAAATACAGCATAAAAGGTTTTTAGATAAAGGACCAAAGCGAGTTAGTCCCTTTATTATACCAATGTTTATTCCTGATATGGCATCAGGAAGGGTGTCAATAGAACTAGGTATAAAAGGGATTAATAATTGTTCGGTAACTGCCTGTGCTTCGGGAGCAAATTCGATTGGGGATGCGTTTCGAGTTGTACAAAATGGGACAGTTGATATGATGATCGCTGGTGGTTCTGAAGCTTCTATTACAGAAATGACAATAGCAGGTTTTTCTAATATGACAGCACTTTCTACAAATCATGATCCAAATAGTGCAAGTAGACCGTTTGATAAAAATAGAGATGGTTTTGTTATTGCAGAAGGATCAGGAATTATAGTACTAGAGGAATTAAATCATGCGCTCTCAAGAGGAGCGAAGATATATGGGGAAATAGTTGGATATGGTGCTACCGGTGATGCCCATCATATCACGACACCAGCGCCTAACGGTGAGGGTGGTCAACGTGCAATGAGATTAGCTTTAGAGGATGGAGGAGTCTCACCTAGTGAAGTCGATTATATAAATGCGCACGGAACTTCGACTAGTTACAATGATTTGTTTGAAACGAAAGCAATAAAAGAGGTATTTGGTGAGCATGCGTATCATCTAGGCGTGAGCTCAACAAAATCTATGACTGGTCACTTATTAGGAGCTACCGGAGCCGTCGAAGCCATTTTTTCATTATTATCGATGAAAGACAGTATTTTGCCCCCAACAATTAACTATAAAACTAAAGATGAAGAATTGGATTTAGATTACATCCCAAATGAATCCAGGCATGTAAATGTAGACGTAGCGTTATCTAACTCATTTGGTTTTGGTGGACATAATGCAACTCTATTATTTAAAAAATATTAA
- a CDS encoding YjcZ family sporulation protein, translated as MGYGHHGGGFAAGFALVLVLFILLVIIGAAWAW; from the coding sequence ATGGGTTACGGACACCACGGAGGCGGTTTTGCAGCAGGGTTTGCTTTAGTCCTTGTTCTGTTTATTCTGCTCGTCATTATTGGAGCAGCATGGGCTTGGTAA